One stretch of Podospora pseudoanserina strain CBS 124.78 chromosome 4, whole genome shotgun sequence DNA includes these proteins:
- a CDS encoding hypothetical protein (COG:E; CAZy:AA3; EggNog:ENOG503NXIY), giving the protein MGLYKELPESLTEVDIIIAGGGTAGCIVAARLTDADPNLSILVIERGSNNDLPTIAYPLFFMQNIVPGSKASIFYQTAPEEQLDGREIIVPAGGVLGGGSSINLMMYTRAQRSDFDGWGVPGWSADEMLPYLKKLETYHGVDHNGTHGHDGPINVSTGTFTSTRFQNEFLSVVEETGWPTSDDLQNLDSSNGIGAQPALRYVSPDGARQDTANRYLHPRLQSSTNPNLHVLLETSVIRVLFDDNKRVRAVEFTRNPLYHDTHSPTQTVKARKTIVISSGALGTPPILERSGIGSPEVLSRAKVEVVVPLPGVGAEYEDHQLCVYPYHSSLSPSETADSVALGRVDPATLIQNNDPTLGWNTMDVTCKLRPLADKDITDLGPAFEAAWNNDFANTPDKPLGMIAPVAVFPNNPDLVSVFGPDKQYFSISCFTVHPYSRGHIHITSPELTSPPDFKTGFLTDKNNLDIKMHIWLYKTQREIARRLPLYRGEVTPCHPPFPPSSKASAVHLNQPLNGKVNNISYTPQDDAIIEQHIRQNVSTTWHSLGTCKIGSVVDENLNVYGTTGLKIADLSVLPGNVAANTNNMAMAVGEKAAGVIIGELGLGI; this is encoded by the exons ATGGGCCTCTACAAAGAGCTACCGGAATCCCTCACCGAGGTCGACATTATCATCGCCGGAG GTGGCACGGCCGGTTGTATTGTCGCCGCAAGACTAACAGATGCTGATCCCAACCTTTCCATCCTGGTGATTGAGCGCGGCAGCAATAATGACCTGCCCACAATCGCATATCCGCTGTTCTTCATGCAAAACATTGTGCCAGGCAGCAAGGCAAGCATTTTTTACCAAACAGCGCCGGAGGAGCAGCTGGATGGTCGAGAGATCATTGTccctgctggtggtgttctcGGGGGCGGGTCGTCGATCAACCTGATGATGTACACTCGGGCTCAGAGGTCCGACTTCGATGGGTGGGGTGTGCCGGGCTGGTCTGCTGATGAGATGTTGCCGTATCTAAAGAAG CTGGAGACTTATCACGGAGTGGACCACAATGGAACGCATGGTCATGATGGTCCCATTAATGTTTCTACTGGCACTTTCACATCTACCAGGTTCCAAAATGAGTTCCTTTCTGTAGTCGAAGAAACGGGATGGCCCACAAGTGATGATCTCCAGAACCTGGACTCCTCGAATGGAATTG GAGCCCAACCCGCCCTCCGCTATGTATCTCCCGACGGTGCGCGTCAAGATACCGCGAACCGCtacctccacccccgcctccAATCCAGCAccaatcccaacctccaTGTCCTCCTCGAAACAAGCGTCATCCGTGTCCTCTTCGACGACAACAAGCGCGTCAGGGCTGTAGAGTTCACCCGCAACCCGCTTTACCACGACACTCATTCACCCACCCAAACGGTCAAAGCCCGCAAAACGATAGTCATTTCCTCCGGCGCCCTGGGCACACCGCCCATTCTCGAGCGATCTGGCATTGGCTCCCCCGAAGTTCTCTCCCGCGCCAAAGTTGAAGTAGTTGTCCCCCTACCCGGAGTTGGCGCAGAATACGAAGACCACCAACTCTGCGTGTACCCTTACCACTCCTCTCTATCCCCATCGGAGACAGCCGATTCTGTCGCCCTTGGTCGCGTAGATCCAGCCACCCTGATCCAAAATAATGACCCAACCCTGGGGTGGAACACCATGGATGTAACCTGCAAGCTCCGCCCTCTTGCCGACAAAGACATCACCGACCTAGGACCGGCCTTTGAAGCCGCCTGGAACAACGACTtcgccaacacccccgaCAAGCCCCTCGGCATGATCGCCCCCGTAGCCGTtttccccaacaaccccgacctCGTTTCCGTATTCGGCCCGGATAAACAGTACTTCTCCATCAGCTGCTTCACCGTCCACCCTTACTCCCGCGGCCACAtccacatcaccagcccCGAACTGACCTCTCCACCAGACTTCAAAACCGGCTTCTTGACCGACAAAAACAATCTTGACATCAAAATGCACATCTGGTTGTACAAAACCCAACGTGAAATCGCCCGACGATTGCCCCTCTATCGCGGTGAAGTCACCCCCTgccacccccctttccctccctcctccaaagccaGCGCAgtccacctcaaccaacccctcaacGGCAAGGTCAACAACATCTCCTACACCCCCCAAGACGACGCCATAATCGAGCAGCATATCCGTCAAAATGTCAGCACGACCTGGCACTCCCTCGGCACATGCAAAATCGGGTCGGTAGTGGACGAAAACCTGAATGTGTACGGCACCACAGGCCTCAAGATCGCCGATTTGAGTGTCCTGCCTGGGAATGTAGCTGCGAATACGAATAACATGGCtatggcggtgggggagaaggcggcgggTGTTATTATTGGGGAGCTTGGTCTTGGTATTTAG
- a CDS encoding hypothetical protein (EggNog:ENOG503NZ1X; CAZy:CBM87; COG:S; CAZy:CE18): protein MIFRRAAAVLGGILALGQGACVKAALSTSNTILVLARDAASATSATSGLQGYGIPYEVLLVPQSGATLPPLNSSAESGNYGGFIVLSELAYNLPGGWGSAVTPAQWQTIYNYQTTFGARMVRLDVFPSTDLGVTLAVPNAGCCNTGVEQLISISSTADFPTANIKTGAGVSTQGLWHYPATIINSTLAKQVATFAPSSDGTFTTTTTAAIINDYGRRKQMVWFMSWATDWAQGPNFLQHAYIHWLTRGVFLGKRKIYLSTQVDDMHLATGLYRPVNTEFRARVSDMVQHATWQTNLNSRLPAGSNYFVEIAHNGNGDIENAITQPGGTTTCNPNEPVWYDTPPDTPLEFQKPLGTGTNVWPSSWTTYPWSLTCAKLDPLATWFNTNPNTFAHLSHTFTHLELNNATYSDADKEIKFNKAWLQQLGLWTASKVSQAGLVPPAITGLHNGDVIRAWWDNGIRYVVGDNTRPPLRHPSNSFWPRISNVADNGYAGLTIIPRWATTIYYNCDTAFCTTQEWIDTSGGSGTFANLINDARAVNTRYLLGLHHDPFMFHQANMRTGDVDSYTVGPVTGNLSLLQIWVEVIAQEMTRLTNWPIVTKKHDDIGKLFVDRQTLDNCAPKLRYNYAANGNTITSVTVTANGNSCSVPVPVTVRGGATGSGTTVDAVGSEPPIYWTTLSGSARTLTLSSPAVI from the exons ATGATCTTCCGTAGGGCTGCAGCAGTTCTCGGAGGCATCTTGGCGCTAGGTCAAGGTGCCTGTGTGAAGGctgccctctccacctccaataCCATCTTGGTCCTGGCCCGTGATGCCGCTTCCGccacctcggccacctcTGGCCTCCAAGGTTACGGCATCCCATACGAGGTCCTCCTTGTACCTCAGTCCGGTGCCACTCTGCCTCCGCTCAACTCCTCAGCAGAGTCCGGCAACTACGGTGGCTTCATTGTGCTCAGCGAGCTGGCCTATAACCTTCCCGGTGGCTGGGGCAGCGCCGTCACCCCCGCCCAATGGCAGACCATCTACAACTACCAGACCACCTTCGGAGCTCGCATGGTGCGTCTCGATGTGTTCCCCAGCACCGATCTTGGTGTCACTCTTGCCGTCCCGAATGCTGGGTGCTGCAACACGGGTGTCGAGCagctcatcagcatcagctcGACCGCTGATTTCCCCACGGCCAACATCAAGAC CGGTGCTGGTGTAAGCACACAAGGTCTCTGGCACTACccagccaccatcatcaactctACTCTTGCCAAGCAGGTGGCTACTTTTGCTCCTTCTTCGGATggcaccttcaccaccaccacgactgctgccatcatcaacgacTATGGACGTCGGAAGCAGATGGTCTGGTTCATGTCGTGGGCTACCGACTGGGCCCAGGGTCCCAACTTCCTGCAGCACGCCTACATCCACTGGTTGACCCGCGGTGTCT TCCTCGGAAAGCGCAAGATCTATCTAAGCACGCAGGTGGATGACATGCACTTGGCCACGGGCTTGTACCGCCCAGTCAACACCGAGTTCCGTGCTCGCGTGAGCGACATGGTCCAGCATGCTACCTGGCAAACCAACCTCAACTCCCGTCTTCCTGCCGGGTCCAACTACTTTGTCGAGATTGCTCACAACGGCAACGGTGACATCGAAAACGCCATTACTCAGCCCGGCGGAACCACCACGTGCAATCCCAACGAGCCCGTGTGGTACGATACACCACCCGACACTCCTCTCGAGTTCCAGAAGCCCCTCGGCACCGGAACCAATGTCTGGCCCAGCAGCTGGACAACCTACCCGTGGTCCTTGACCTGTGCCAAGCTGGATCCCCTCGCCACCTggttcaacaccaaccccaacacctttGCCCACCTGTCCCACACCTTCACTCACCTGGAGCTCAACAACGCCACCTACTCCGACGCCGACAAGGAGATCAAGTTCAACAAAGCCTggctccagcagctcggcCTCTGGACAGCCAGCAAGGTCTCCCAAGCCGGCCTTGTTCCTCCTGCTATCACCGGCCTCCACAACGGCGATGTCATCCGCGCCTGGTGGGACAACGGCATCCGCTACGTCGTCGGCGACAACACCCggccccccctccgccacccgTCCAACTCGTTCTGGCCTCGCATCTCCAACGTCGCCGACAACGGCTACGCCGGCCTGACCATCATCCCACGctgggccaccaccatctaTTATAATTGCGACACGGCCTTTTGCACCACGCAGGAGTGGATCGACACCTcgggcggcagcggcacctttgccaacctcatcaacgACGCCCGCGCCGTCAACACCCGctacctcctcggcctccaccACGACCCCTTCATGTTCCACCAGGCCAACATGCGCACCGGCGACGTGGACTCGTACACGGTCGGCCCCGTCACCGGcaacctctctctcctgCAGATCTGGGTCGAGGTGATCGCGCAGGAGATGACGCGGTTGACCAACTGGCCTATTGTTACCAAGAAGCACGACGACATTGGCAAGCTGTTTGTCGATCGCCAGACTCTGGA CAACTGCGCCCCCAAGCTGCGCTACAACTACGCCGCCAAcggcaacaccatcacctctgTCACTGTCACGGCCAACGGGAACAGCTGCAGCGTCCCCGTGCCGGTGACCGTGAGGGGTGGTGCTACCGGGTCGGGGACGACGGTTGATGCTGTGGGGAGCGAGCCGCCTATCTACTGGACCACTCTGAGCGGGTCCGCGAGGACGTTGACGCTCAGCTCGCCGGCTGTTATCTAG
- a CDS encoding hypothetical protein (COG:C; EggNog:ENOG503NWP9) produces MHRNASVIRNVVKAMTPFRSDAIVLVVSNPVDLLTSIAQELAGLPKFQVFGSGTFLESVRIRGLLAEKAGVAASSIQLFVLGVHGDGQVVAWSSATINGIPLDKVLSPDTFGHQELAKECKERAEAIFTAKGATPFGTGSVVASICASILFDKREVRPVSHFQPEFDCCFSLPVVLGRKGIMKTIEMPLGSDENAAIARSAHRLKSTIELTDKK; encoded by the coding sequence ATGCACCGCAACGCCTCGGTGATCCGCAACGTGGTCAAGGCCATGACGCCCTTCCGTTCAGACgccatcgtcctcgtcgtctccAACCCGGTCGATCTCCTCACCTCGATTGCTCAAGAGCTTGCCGGGCTGCCCAAGTTCCAGGTCTTTGGCTCCGGGACGTTCCTCGAGTCGGTCCGAATCCGGGGTTTGCTGGCGGAAAAGGCCGGGGTGGCCGCCAGCTCGATCCAGCTGTTTGTTTTGGGCGTTCATGGCGACGGTCAGGTGGTTGCTTGGTCGTCGGCGACCATCAACGGCATCCCCCTCGACAAGGTGCTCTCGCCCGACACGTTTGGACATCAGGAGCTTGCAAAAGAGTGTAAAGAGAGAGCCGAGGCCATCTTCACGGCCAAGGGGGCCACGCCGTTTGGGACTGGGTCTGTTGTGGCGAGTATCTGCGCTTCGATCCTCTTCGACAAGAGGGAGGTAAGGCCCGTTAGCCATTTCCAGCCGGAATTCGATTGCTGTTTCAGCCTGCCGGTGGTTCtcgggaggaaggggatcATGAAGACGATTGAGATGCCGCTGGGGAGTGACGAGAATGCGGCCATTGCTAGGTCTGCGCACCGGCTGAAGAGCACGATAGAGCTTACGGATAAGAAGTAA
- a CDS encoding hypothetical protein (COG:S; EggNog:ENOG503NYGQ) translates to MARHIYYMCPSAEIYVLRLEDYHHPEDPNLRLIAARSAVKAIRAAVRKEVNINSMPWTIEPTGTEGDQKLGLTIADAAQRGIPMFYSASDRGAKQNATYSSKAAPEESLPSVQHQSGEMPLHQSGV, encoded by the coding sequence ATGGCTAGACACATCTACTACATGTGTCCAAGCGCTGAAATATACGTCTTGCGGCTGGAAgactaccaccacccagaGGACCCAAACCTTCGACTGATAGCAGCAAGAAGTGCCGTAAAAGCCATCAGGGCTGCGGTGCGCAAGGAGGTGAACATCAATTCCATGCCATGGACTATCGAACCTACGGGAACAGAAGGAGACCAGAAGCTGGGACTGACAATCGCCGATGCGGCACAGAGAGGTATCCCCATGTTTTACTCTGCCAGTGACCGTGGAGCAAAGCAGAACGCCACATACTCTTCCAAGGCCGCCCCGGAAGAATCTTTACCATCGGTGCAGCATCAGTCTGGGGAAATGCCGTTGCATCAGTCGGGAGTTTAG
- a CDS encoding hypothetical protein (EggNog:ENOG503P8KB) encodes MSPQGPTTQSPMIMDAAAVQRPENAHLDSNLQTSQPATFQPMDTQKPHEDSEVGLRGGDRGGCCPGRFCFIIPCPLPCDCCII; translated from the exons atgtcTCCTCAAGGCCCCACCACTCAATCGCCCATGATCatggatgctgctgctgtccagCGCCCAGAGAATGCGCACCTGGATAGCAACTTGCAGACGAGCCAGCCGGCGACATTTCAACCGATGG ATACCCAGAAGCCACACGAAGACTCAGAGGTCGGTCTGAGAGGTGGTGATCGCGGTGGCTGCTGCCCTGGTCGTTTCTGCTTCATCATTCCCTGCCCATTGCCCTGCGACTGCTGCATCATCTAA
- the TRP2_2 gene encoding anthranilate synthase component 1 (COG:E; EggNog:ENOG503NVS2) yields the protein MHLLPLLLSGACYSTIVAAAAAPAATVSPLPAFNKQDLNGPEIWGSYNEIEDCEMHQAIECLHDQICARRNVPIYGKIRCTIGSSVAYLCNYRKKGDKFEDEIEAIVREGNRKKEGGELICDHREMYEAWRQIRIAKGSHTGWWYDGKGKKTYGFDRRCKDGECDNGWMTGSEWEQCTNIKKSNNDWLFDYEAPEYLNYTGRFEQHLPDPANDFEPVYFNPWYEGKRPK from the coding sequence AtgcatctcctccccctgctccTCTCAGGAGCATGCTACTCCACCATTGTcgccgccgcggccgccCCCGCGGCGACggtatcccccctccccgccttcaATAAACAAGACCTGAACGGGCCCGAGATCTGGGGCTCGTACAATGAAATCGAAGACTGCGAGATGCACCAAGCCATCGAGTGCCTCCACGACCAAATCTGCGCCCGCCGCAACGTGCCCATTTACGGTAAGATCCGCTGCACCATCGGCAGCTCGGTCGCCTACCTCTGCAACTACCGCAAGAAGGGCGACAAGTTCGAAGACGAAATCGAAGCCATCGTCCGCGAGGGCAACCGCAAGAaggagggcggcgagctCATCTGTGACCATCGCGAGATGTACGAGGCCTGGAGGCAAATACGCATTGCCAAGGGGTCCCACACGGGCTGGTGGTATGACggcaagggaaagaagacGTACGGGTTTGACAGGCGGTGCAAGGACGGGGAGTGCGACAACGGGTGGATGACGGGGAGCGAGTGGGAGCAGTGCACGAATATCAAGAAGAGCAATAACGACTGGCTGTTTGACTATGAGGCGCCCGAGTACCTCAATTACACGGGGAGGTTTGAGCAGCACTTGCCTGATCCGGCGAATGATTTCGAGCCGGTGTACTTCAACCCTTGGTATGAGGGGAAGAGGCCAAAATGA
- a CDS encoding hypothetical protein (COG:S; EggNog:ENOG503NYGQ), which yields MKQLRDHLKALGSKSGIGKKTDTFSEVIWNVAPNNGNNAVLRGWAKPGGLRKLSKLKQVFLSIEENQKPELTPMLWTFVVRMKELCPGVKVLRTETTQNY from the exons ATGAAGCAATTGAGAGATCACTTAAAGGCTTTGGGATCCAAATCTGGGATTGGAAAAAAAACAGATACATTCTCCGAGGTTATCTGGAATGTTGCGCCGAAT AATGGCAACAATGCCGTCTTGAGAGGCTGGGCTAAGCCAGGCGGACTCAGGAAGTTGAGCAAGCTAAAGCAGGTGTTCCTTTCCATTGAAGAG AATCAGAAGCCCGAACTGACACCTATGTTATGGACTTTTGTCGTGCGCATGAAGGAACTCTGCCCCGGAGTCAAGGTCCTCCGTACCGAAACCACACAGAATTATTAG
- a CDS encoding hypothetical protein (COG:S; EggNog:ENOG503NYGQ) translates to MTPYTSGQGRDLSPAPAPGAHLRPESKPTDCTEKKSDPNLRPRPDEKTAKEIERFLKLHYVRSRPYDKCMDILYGLDTPPDVELSFDLSGYDNSTVSE, encoded by the exons ATGACTCCTTACACATCCGGCCAAGGGCGAGACCTCtcgccagcgccagcgccagGGGCTCACTTGAGGCCTGAGTCGAAACCCACAGACTGCACTGAGAAAAAGTCAGATCCAAATTTGAGACCAAGACCCGATGAGAAGACTGCCAAGGAAATCGAGCGGTTTCTCAAATTACACTATGTCCGTTCTAGGCCATACGACAAGTGCATGGACATTCTCTACGGACTAGACACACCACCAG ACGTGGAGCTTTCTTTTGATCTTTCCGGCTACGACAACTCTACAGTTTCCGAATAG
- a CDS encoding hypothetical protein (EggNog:ENOG503NVY6; COG:S), which yields MVAYKLSVGTALLSLTVRSLAVPIVSEPTTTFTSTPAFTPPVRPHSNVTDHGPYTGPPPTTTGAKTTDVLAPSIPALPPGPNAFDYPSDGELHAPLPAPYTPSGGVGTNGSAPVYRVLSDFDYESIALALYQEWIELDLFHWGLATFSEEEFEEAGLKAEDRYLLQFMAEQEVGHATLLSNMLGPSAPVQCSYNYPVTNVREYIDFSQKLTRYGEAGVYGFLNHLNAHDVGQMLLQSITTEARQQMIFRQFEGLFPMPEWFEVGIPQSWAWTLLAPYISSCPANQTRLVWQNFPALHILNQPNPARINGSNAWNETTGGYTNTLSTADIEDDEDCINSTEEGVNCSPGITNNRTNPLSYPGRQVFLQWDEPGFPVGPNNSYITSTSANPPVFAAWVSQLNVTYTPLEEIQNNTAWTVQPNMETFAGDPAVNGTIFLVLTDLDLYVTPYNLTQLNPHVYAVGMYQSG from the coding sequence ATGGTCGCCTACAAGCTCTCCGTGGGCACTGCCCTGCTCTCTCTAACTGTCCGGTCTTTGGCAGTTCCTATCGTCTCcgaaccaaccaccactttTACCTCAACACCCGCCTTCACTCCTCCCGTCAGACCACACAGCAATGTTACGGATCACGGCCCATACACCgggccaccacccaccaccactggaGCCAAGACCACCGATGTTCTtgccccctccatcccagcTTTGCCCCCTGGACCCAACGCGTTTGACTATCCAAGTGACGGCGAGCTACACGCTCCGCTCCCAGCACCATACACGCCTTCCGGCGGTGTGGGAACGAACGGATCCGCCCCTGTGTATCGCGTGCTCTCCGACTTTGACTACGAGTCCATTGCCCTGGCACTCTACCAAGAATGGATCGAGCTCGATCTCTTTCACTGGGGGCTTGCGACCTTTTCTGAAGAGGAGTTCGAGGAGGCTGGTCTGAAGGCTGAGGATCGCTACCTTCTCCAGTTCATGGCTGAGCAAGAAGTCGGCCATGCCACTCTTCTCAGCAACATGCTCGGCCCCTCTGCTCCAGTCCAGTGCAGCTACAACTACCCAGTCACCAATGTCCGCGAGTACATTGACTTTTCCCAGAAGCTGACCCGGTACGGCGAAGCTGGCGTCTAcggcttcctcaaccacctcaatGCTCATGATGTTGGACAGATGCTCCTCCAgagcatcaccaccgaggCCCGTCAGCAGATGATCTTCCGCCAGTTCGAGGGCTTGTTCCCCATGCCCGAGTGGTTCGAGGTCGGCATCCCCCAGTCCTGGGCCTGGACCTTGCTGGCGCCTTACATCTCATCCTGCCCCGCCAACCAGACCCGCCTGGTCTGGCAGAACTTCCCTGCCCTTCACATCCtcaaccagcccaaccccGCTCGCATCAATGGCTCCAACGCCTGGAATGAGACCACTGGCGGctacaccaacaccctcagcaCTGCTGATAttgaggacgacgaggactgCATCAACAGCACTGAGGAGGGCGTGAACTGCTCCCctggcatcaccaacaaccgcaCCAACCCTCTCTCCTACCCAGGCCGTCAGGTCTTCCTCCAGTGGGACGAGCCTGGTTTCCCTGTCGGCCCCAACAACAGCTACATCACCAGCACGAGTGCCAACCCGCCTGTCTTTGCCGCTTGGGTCAGTCAGCTCAACGTCACTTACACTCCCCTGGAGGAGATCCAGAACAACACCGCCTGGACTGTGCAGCCCAACATGGAGACGTTTGCTGGTGATCCGGCTGTCAACGGTACCATCTTTTTGGTCTTGACAGACTTGGATCTTTATGTTACTCCTTACAACCTTACCCAGCTGAACCCTCATGTGTATGCTGTGGGTATGTACCAGTCTGGTTAA
- a CDS encoding hypothetical protein (COG:G; EggNog:ENOG503P1AH): protein MSTVLVCDFKHLARGDVALVGGKISSLGEMISRLASQGIPVPPGFATTSHAYWQYVDGNGIREKIGSLLAEWQAGRETLAETGRAVRRLFIRGEWPADAAAAITTAYKKLSAEARIDNLPVAVRSSATAEDLPDASFAGQLESYLNITGEDRLLDACRRCYASLFTDRAISYRQTKGFDHTSIALSVGVQQMVRSDAGGSGVMFSIDTESGFDKVVLINAAWGLGENIVQGTVNPDEYQVFKPLLNDTGLVPIIHKKLGGKATKMVLGRSHHQPTRNVPTSKAERAAFVLTDDEILALARLACTIEKHYGCGMDMEWAKDGITGELFIVQARPETVHSRQDPAVLKTYSVKKKGRALATGLSIGDAAVAGHLCLIEDAKDIDRFIDGSILVTVATDPDWVPIMKRAAAIITDHGGRTSHAAIVSRELGVPAVVGTGDATYVLHTDQEVTVSCAEGDVGFVYEGVSDITTTTVDLTDLPPVRTNIMLNLANPSAAYRWWRLPADGIGLARMEFVVSNAIQVHPMALVHFDRLKDEKVQDQIVKLTVGYPHKPDYFVDKLAHGLAALCATFFPRPTIIRLSDFKTNEYAGLIGGAEFEPLEENPMLGFRGASRYYSPRYRDGFALECRAIKQLREVMGFTNAVVMVPFCRTVDEAKKVLDVMAENGLRRGEGGLKVYVMCEIPSNVILAERFTEHFDGFSIGSNDLTQLTLGVDRDSGLLADLFDEQDEAVKWMIARVIRVARERGSKVGICGQAPSDHPEFARFLVEAGIDSISVIPDSFLAVKRHVVDSEKP, encoded by the coding sequence ATGTCTACCGTCTTGGTTTGTGACTTTAAACATCTGGCACGCGGTGATGTCGCGCTGGTCGGCGGGAAAATCTCGTCCTTGGGCGAGATGATCAGCCGTCTCGCAAGCCAGGGCATTCCCGTGCCGCCTGGGTTTGCGACCACCTCTCACGCCTACTGGCAGTACGTTGACGGCAACGGGATCCGAGAGAAAATTGGTAGTTTGTTGGCGGAATGGCAGGCCGGGCGCGAGACCCTTGCCGAGACGGGCCGGGCAGTCCGTCGATTGTTCATCCGCGGCGAGTGGCCGGCTGATGCGGcggccgccatcaccaccgcctacAAGAAGCTCTCGGCCGAGGCTCGGATTGATAACCTGCCTGTTGCCGTCCGGTCCAGCGCGACGGCTGAGGATCTTCCTGACGCTAGCTTTGCCGGCCAGCTGGAGTCGTACTTGAACATTACTGGCGAAGACCGGCTTCTGGACGCCTGTCGCCGATGCTATGCCTCGCTGTTTACCGACCGAGCCATTAGCTACCGCCAGACCAAGGGATTTGACCACACCAGCATTGCCCTCTCAGTCGGTGTACAGCAAATGGTCCGCTCGGATGCCGGTGGTTCTGGCGTCATGTTTTCCATTGACACGGAGAGCGGGTTCGACAAAGTCGTGCTCATCAACGCCGCCTGGGGTCTTGGGGAGAACATTGTGCAAGGAACCGTAAACCCGGACGAGTATCAAGTCTTCAAGCCGCTTCTGAACGACACCGGTCTGGTCCCAATCATCCACAAGAAGCTAGGCGGCAAGGCGACCAAGATGGTCCTTGGACGgagtcaccaccagcccactCGCAATGTTCCCACCTCCAAAGCCGAGCGCGCGGCGTTTGTTCTTACCGACGACGAGATTCTCGCGTTGGCACGCTTGGCTTGCACCATTGAGAAGCACTACGGCTGTGGGATGGACATGGAATGGGCCAAGGATGGCATCACAGGCGAGCTGTTCATCGTCCAGGCCCGACCCGAGACGGTGCACTCCCGTCAGGACCCTGCCGTCCTCAAAACGTACAGTGTCAAAAAGAAGGGGCGTGCTCTAGCCACGGGTCTGTCGATCGGTGATGCCGCGGTGGCAGGCCACCTCTGTCTCATCGAAGACGCCAAAGACATCGACAGGTTCATCGACGGCTCCATCCTGGTGACGGTGGCAACCGACCCAGACTGGGTGCCCATCATGAAGCGCGCggcagccatcatcaccgaccaCGGCGGCCGCACCTCCCACGCCGCCATCGTCAGCCGCGAGCTTGGTGTCCCGGCCGTGGTGGGCACAGGCGACGCCACCTACGTGCTGCACACCGACCAGGAAGTCACCGTCTCGTGCGCCGAAGGCGACGTCGGTTTTGTCTACGAGGGCGTTtccgacatcaccaccacaacagtcGACCTCACCGACCTCCCGCCCGTCCGGACAAACATCATGCTCAACCttgccaacccctccgcGGCATACCGCTGGTGGCGCCTCCCCGCCGACGGCATCGGCCTGGCAAGGATGGAGTTTGTCGTCTCCAACGCCATCCAGGTCCACCCCATGGCGCTGGTACATTTTGACAGGCTCAAGGACGAGAAGGTCCAAGACCAAATCGTCAAGCTGACGGTTGGGTACCCCCACAAACCGGATTACTTTGTCGACAAGCTCGCCCACGGCCTGGCGGCCCTCTGCGCGACCTTTTTCCCCAGACCGACCATCATCCGCCTCAGCGATTTCAAGACAAACGAGTACGCGGGCCTGATCGGCGGCGCTGAGTTTGAGCCTTTGGAAGAAAACCCCATGCTTGGCTTCCGCGGCGCGTCGAGGTACTACTCCCCGCGCTACCGCGACGGTTTCGCGCTCGAGTGTCGGGCCATCAAGCAGCTGCGCGAGGTGATGGGATTCACCAacgcggtggtgatggtgccgttCTGCCGGACGGTGGAtgaggcgaagaaggtgcTGGATGTCATGGCGGAGAATGGGCTGCGgcgcggggagggagggctgAAGGTTTATGTCATGTGCGAGATACCGTCGAATGTTATCTTGGCCGAGAGGTTCACGGAGCATTTTGACGGGTTTTCCATCGGGTCGAATGACTTGACGCAGTTGACTTTGGGGGTAGATAGGGActcggggttgttggctgaTTTGTTTGATGAGCAGGATGAGGCGGTCAAGTGGATGATTGCGAGGGTGATCCgggtggcgagggagagggggtcaAAGGTGGGCATTTGTGGGCAGGCGCCGAGTGATCACCCAGAGTTTGCGAGGTTTTTGGTCGAGGCTGGGATTGATTCCATTTCGGTGATTCCTGACAGCTTTCTTGCTGTCAAGAGGCATGTAGTTGATAGTGAAAAGCCCTGA